In Macaca fascicularis isolate 582-1 chromosome X, T2T-MFA8v1.1, one DNA window encodes the following:
- the G6PD gene encoding glucose-6-phosphate 1-dehydrogenase isoform X15: protein MAEQVALSRTQVCGILREELFQGDAFHQSDTHIFIIMGASGDLAKKKIYPTVWWLFRDGLLPENTFIVGYARSRLTVADIRKQSEPFFKATPEEKLKLEDFFARNSYVAGQYDEAASYQRLNSHMNALHLGSQANRLFYLALPPTVYEAVTKNIHESCMSQIRGWNRIIVEKPFGRDLQSSDRLSNHISSLFREDQIYRIDHYLGKEMVQNLMVLRFANRIFGPIWNRDNIACVILTFKEPFGTEGRGGYFDEFGIIRDVMQNHLLQMLCLVAMEKPASTNSDDVRDEKVKVLKCISEVQANNVVLGQYVGNPDGEGEATKGYLDDPTVPHGSTTATFAAVVLYVENERWDGVPFILRCGKALNERKAEVRLQFHDVAGDIFHQQCKRNELVIRVQPNEAVYTKMMTKKPGMFFNPEESELDLTYGNRYKNVKLPDAYERLILDVFCGSQMHFVRSDELREAWRIFTPLLHQIELEKPKPIPYLYGRYFLKHESKHIIRDNWAHQETTLQEKQ from the exons GGTGACCTGGCCAAGAAGAAGATCTACCCCACCGTCTG GTGGCTGTTCCGGGATGGCCTTCTGCCCGAAAACACCTTCATCGTGGGCTACGCCCGCTCCCGCCTCACAGTGGCTGACATCCGCAAACAGAGTGAGCCCTTCTTCAAG GCCACCCCAGAGGAGAAGCTCAAGCTGGAGGACTTCTTTGCCCGCAACTCCTATGTGGCTGGCCAGTACGATGAGGCAGCCTCCTACCAGCGCCTCAACAGCCACATGAATGCCCTCCACCTGGGGTCACAGGCCAACCGCCTCTTCTACCTGGCGTTGCCCCCCACCGTCTACGAGGCTGTCACCAAGAACATTCACGAGTCCTGCATGAGCCAAAT CAGAGGCTGGAACCGCATCATTGTGGAGAAGCCCTTCGGGAGGGACCTGCAGAGCTCCGACAGGCTGTCCAACCACATCTCCTCCCTGTTCCGCGAGGACCAGATCTACCGCATCGACCACTACCTGGGCAAGGAGATGGTGCAAAACCTCATGGTGCTGAG ATTTGCCAACAGGATCTTCGGCCCCATCTGGAACCGGGACAACATCGCCTGCGTGATCCTCACCTTCAAGGAGCCCTTTGGCACTGAGGGTCGTGGGGGCTATTTCGATGAATTTGGGATCATCCG GGACGTGATGCAGAACCACCTCCTGCAGATGCTGTGTCTGGTGGCCATGGAGAAGCCCGCCTCCACCAACTCGGATGACGTCCGTGATGAGAAG GTCAAGGTGTTGAAATGTATCTCAGAGGTGCAGGCCAACAATGTGGTCCTGGGCCAGTACGTGGGGAACCCCGATGGAGAGGGCGAGGCCACCAAAGGGTACCTGGACGACCCCACGGTGCCCCACGGGTCCACTACCGCCACTTTTGCAGCCGTCGTCCTCTATGTGGAGAATGAAAGGTGGGATG GAGTGCCCTTCATCCTGCGCTGTGGCAAGGCCCTGAACGAGCGCAAGGCTGAGGTGAGGCTGCAGTTCCATGATGTGGCCGGTGACATCTTCCACCAGCAGTGCAAACGCAACGAGCTGGTGATCCGCGTGCAGCCCAATGAGGCTGTGTACACCAAGATGATGACCAAGAAGCCAGGCATGTTTTTCAACCCCGAGGAGTCGGAGCTGGACCTGACCTACGGCAACAGATACAAG AACGTGAAGCTCCCTGACGCCTACGAGCGCCTCATCCTGGACGTCTTCTGCGGGAGCCAGATGCACTTCGTGCGCAG CGACGAGCTCCGGGAGGCCTGGCGTATTTTCACTCCACTGCTACACCAGATCGAGCTGGAGAAGCCCAAGCCCATCCCCTACCTTTATGGCAG GTACTTTTTAAAGCATGAGAGCAAGCACATCATCAGAGATAACTGGGCGCACCAAGAAACAACATTGCAAGAGAAACAATGA
- the G6PD gene encoding glucose-6-phosphate 1-dehydrogenase isoform X13 — translation MAEQVALSRTQVCGILREELFQGDAFHQSDTHIFIIMGASGDLAKKKIYPTVWWLFRDGLLPENTFIVGYARSRLTVADIRKQSEPFFKATPEEKLKLEDFFARNSYVAGQYDEAASYQRLNSHMNALHLGSQANRLFYLALPPTVYEAVTKNIHESCMSQIRGWNRIIVEKPFGRDLQSSDRLSNHISSLFREDQIYRIDHYLGKEMVQNLMVLRFANRIFGPIWNRDNIACVILTFKEPFGTEGRGGYFDEFGIIRDVMQNHLLQMLCLVAMEKPASTNSDDVRDEKVKVLKCISEVQANNVVLGQYVGNPDGEGEATKGYLDDPTVPHGSTTATFAAVVLYVENERWDGVPFILRCGKALNERKAEVRLQFHDVAGDIFHQQCKRNELVIRVQPNEAVYTKMMTKKPGMFFNPEESELDLTYGNRYKNVKLPDAYERLILDVFCGSQMHFVRSDELREAWRIFTPLLHQIELEKPKPIPYLYGSRGPMEADELMKRVGFQYEGTYKWVNPHKL, via the exons GGTGACCTGGCCAAGAAGAAGATCTACCCCACCGTCTG GTGGCTGTTCCGGGATGGCCTTCTGCCCGAAAACACCTTCATCGTGGGCTACGCCCGCTCCCGCCTCACAGTGGCTGACATCCGCAAACAGAGTGAGCCCTTCTTCAAG GCCACCCCAGAGGAGAAGCTCAAGCTGGAGGACTTCTTTGCCCGCAACTCCTATGTGGCTGGCCAGTACGATGAGGCAGCCTCCTACCAGCGCCTCAACAGCCACATGAATGCCCTCCACCTGGGGTCACAGGCCAACCGCCTCTTCTACCTGGCGTTGCCCCCCACCGTCTACGAGGCTGTCACCAAGAACATTCACGAGTCCTGCATGAGCCAAAT CAGAGGCTGGAACCGCATCATTGTGGAGAAGCCCTTCGGGAGGGACCTGCAGAGCTCCGACAGGCTGTCCAACCACATCTCCTCCCTGTTCCGCGAGGACCAGATCTACCGCATCGACCACTACCTGGGCAAGGAGATGGTGCAAAACCTCATGGTGCTGAG ATTTGCCAACAGGATCTTCGGCCCCATCTGGAACCGGGACAACATCGCCTGCGTGATCCTCACCTTCAAGGAGCCCTTTGGCACTGAGGGTCGTGGGGGCTATTTCGATGAATTTGGGATCATCCG GGACGTGATGCAGAACCACCTCCTGCAGATGCTGTGTCTGGTGGCCATGGAGAAGCCCGCCTCCACCAACTCGGATGACGTCCGTGATGAGAAG GTCAAGGTGTTGAAATGTATCTCAGAGGTGCAGGCCAACAATGTGGTCCTGGGCCAGTACGTGGGGAACCCCGATGGAGAGGGCGAGGCCACCAAAGGGTACCTGGACGACCCCACGGTGCCCCACGGGTCCACTACCGCCACTTTTGCAGCCGTCGTCCTCTATGTGGAGAATGAAAGGTGGGATG GAGTGCCCTTCATCCTGCGCTGTGGCAAGGCCCTGAACGAGCGCAAGGCTGAGGTGAGGCTGCAGTTCCATGATGTGGCCGGTGACATCTTCCACCAGCAGTGCAAACGCAACGAGCTGGTGATCCGCGTGCAGCCCAATGAGGCTGTGTACACCAAGATGATGACCAAGAAGCCAGGCATGTTTTTCAACCCCGAGGAGTCGGAGCTGGACCTGACCTACGGCAACAGATACAAG AACGTGAAGCTCCCTGACGCCTACGAGCGCCTCATCCTGGACGTCTTCTGCGGGAGCCAGATGCACTTCGTGCGCAG CGACGAGCTCCGGGAGGCCTGGCGTATTTTCACTCCACTGCTACACCAGATCGAGCTGGAGAAGCCCAAGCCCATCCCCTACCTTTATGGCAG CCGAGGCCCCATGGAGGCAGATGAGCTGATGAAGAGAGTGGGTTTCCAGTATGAGGGCACCTACAAGTGGGTGAACCCCCACAAGCTCTGA
- the G6PD gene encoding glucose-6-phosphate 1-dehydrogenase isoform X14, whose amino-acid sequence MAEQVALSRTQVCGILREELFQGDAFHQSDTHIFIIMGASGDLAKKKIYPTVWWLFRDGLLPENTFIVGYARSRLTVADIRKQSEPFFKATPEEKLKLEDFFARNSYVAGQYDEAASYQRLNSHMNALHLGSQANRLFYLALPPTVYEAVTKNIHESCMSQIGWNRIIVEKPFGRDLQSSDRLSNHISSLFREDQIYRIDHYLGKEMVQNLMVLRFANRIFGPIWNRDNIACVILTFKEPFGTEGRGGYFDEFGIIRDVMQNHLLQMLCLVAMEKPASTNSDDVRDEKVKVLKCISEVQANNVVLGQYVGNPDGEGEATKGYLDDPTVPHGSTTATFAAVVLYVENERWDGVPFILRCGKALNERKAEVRLQFHDVAGDIFHQQCKRNELVIRVQPNEAVYTKMMTKKPGMFFNPEESELDLTYGNRYKNVKLPDAYERLILDVFCGSQMHFVRSDELREAWRIFTPLLHQIELEKPKPIPYLYGSRGPMEADELMKRVGFQYEGTYKWVNPHKL is encoded by the exons GGTGACCTGGCCAAGAAGAAGATCTACCCCACCGTCTG GTGGCTGTTCCGGGATGGCCTTCTGCCCGAAAACACCTTCATCGTGGGCTACGCCCGCTCCCGCCTCACAGTGGCTGACATCCGCAAACAGAGTGAGCCCTTCTTCAAG GCCACCCCAGAGGAGAAGCTCAAGCTGGAGGACTTCTTTGCCCGCAACTCCTATGTGGCTGGCCAGTACGATGAGGCAGCCTCCTACCAGCGCCTCAACAGCCACATGAATGCCCTCCACCTGGGGTCACAGGCCAACCGCCTCTTCTACCTGGCGTTGCCCCCCACCGTCTACGAGGCTGTCACCAAGAACATTCACGAGTCCTGCATGAGCCAAAT AGGCTGGAACCGCATCATTGTGGAGAAGCCCTTCGGGAGGGACCTGCAGAGCTCCGACAGGCTGTCCAACCACATCTCCTCCCTGTTCCGCGAGGACCAGATCTACCGCATCGACCACTACCTGGGCAAGGAGATGGTGCAAAACCTCATGGTGCTGAG ATTTGCCAACAGGATCTTCGGCCCCATCTGGAACCGGGACAACATCGCCTGCGTGATCCTCACCTTCAAGGAGCCCTTTGGCACTGAGGGTCGTGGGGGCTATTTCGATGAATTTGGGATCATCCG GGACGTGATGCAGAACCACCTCCTGCAGATGCTGTGTCTGGTGGCCATGGAGAAGCCCGCCTCCACCAACTCGGATGACGTCCGTGATGAGAAG GTCAAGGTGTTGAAATGTATCTCAGAGGTGCAGGCCAACAATGTGGTCCTGGGCCAGTACGTGGGGAACCCCGATGGAGAGGGCGAGGCCACCAAAGGGTACCTGGACGACCCCACGGTGCCCCACGGGTCCACTACCGCCACTTTTGCAGCCGTCGTCCTCTATGTGGAGAATGAAAGGTGGGATG GAGTGCCCTTCATCCTGCGCTGTGGCAAGGCCCTGAACGAGCGCAAGGCTGAGGTGAGGCTGCAGTTCCATGATGTGGCCGGTGACATCTTCCACCAGCAGTGCAAACGCAACGAGCTGGTGATCCGCGTGCAGCCCAATGAGGCTGTGTACACCAAGATGATGACCAAGAAGCCAGGCATGTTTTTCAACCCCGAGGAGTCGGAGCTGGACCTGACCTACGGCAACAGATACAAG AACGTGAAGCTCCCTGACGCCTACGAGCGCCTCATCCTGGACGTCTTCTGCGGGAGCCAGATGCACTTCGTGCGCAG CGACGAGCTCCGGGAGGCCTGGCGTATTTTCACTCCACTGCTACACCAGATCGAGCTGGAGAAGCCCAAGCCCATCCCCTACCTTTATGGCAG CCGAGGCCCCATGGAGGCAGATGAGCTGATGAAGAGAGTGGGTTTCCAGTATGAGGGCACCTACAAGTGGGTGAACCCCCACAAGCTCTGA
- the G6PD gene encoding glucose-6-phosphate 1-dehydrogenase isoform X17: MAEQVALSRTQVCGILREELFQGDAFHQSDTHIFIIMGASGDLAKKKIYPTVWWLFRDGLLPENTFIVGYARSRLTVADIRKQSEPFFKATPEEKLKLEDFFARNSYVAGQYDEAASYQRLNSHMNALHLGSQANRLFYLALPPTVYEAVTKNIHESCMSQIGWNRIIVEKPFGRDLQSSDRLSNHISSLFREDQIYRIDHYLGKEMVQNLMVLRFANRIFGPIWNRDNIACVILTFKEPFGTEGRGGYFDEFGIIRDVMQNHLLQMLCLVAMEKPASTNSDDVRDEKVKVLKCISEVQANNVVLGQYVGNPDGEGEATKGYLDDPTVPHGSTTATFAAVVLYVENERWDGVPFILRCGKALNERKAEVRLQFHDVAGDIFHQQCKRNELVIRVQPNEAVYTKMMTKKPGMFFNPEESELDLTYGNRYKNVKLPDAYERLILDVFCGSQMHFVRSDELREAWRIFTPLLHQIELEKPKPIPYLYGRDGILPCCQGWS; this comes from the exons GGTGACCTGGCCAAGAAGAAGATCTACCCCACCGTCTG GTGGCTGTTCCGGGATGGCCTTCTGCCCGAAAACACCTTCATCGTGGGCTACGCCCGCTCCCGCCTCACAGTGGCTGACATCCGCAAACAGAGTGAGCCCTTCTTCAAG GCCACCCCAGAGGAGAAGCTCAAGCTGGAGGACTTCTTTGCCCGCAACTCCTATGTGGCTGGCCAGTACGATGAGGCAGCCTCCTACCAGCGCCTCAACAGCCACATGAATGCCCTCCACCTGGGGTCACAGGCCAACCGCCTCTTCTACCTGGCGTTGCCCCCCACCGTCTACGAGGCTGTCACCAAGAACATTCACGAGTCCTGCATGAGCCAAAT AGGCTGGAACCGCATCATTGTGGAGAAGCCCTTCGGGAGGGACCTGCAGAGCTCCGACAGGCTGTCCAACCACATCTCCTCCCTGTTCCGCGAGGACCAGATCTACCGCATCGACCACTACCTGGGCAAGGAGATGGTGCAAAACCTCATGGTGCTGAG ATTTGCCAACAGGATCTTCGGCCCCATCTGGAACCGGGACAACATCGCCTGCGTGATCCTCACCTTCAAGGAGCCCTTTGGCACTGAGGGTCGTGGGGGCTATTTCGATGAATTTGGGATCATCCG GGACGTGATGCAGAACCACCTCCTGCAGATGCTGTGTCTGGTGGCCATGGAGAAGCCCGCCTCCACCAACTCGGATGACGTCCGTGATGAGAAG GTCAAGGTGTTGAAATGTATCTCAGAGGTGCAGGCCAACAATGTGGTCCTGGGCCAGTACGTGGGGAACCCCGATGGAGAGGGCGAGGCCACCAAAGGGTACCTGGACGACCCCACGGTGCCCCACGGGTCCACTACCGCCACTTTTGCAGCCGTCGTCCTCTATGTGGAGAATGAAAGGTGGGATG GAGTGCCCTTCATCCTGCGCTGTGGCAAGGCCCTGAACGAGCGCAAGGCTGAGGTGAGGCTGCAGTTCCATGATGTGGCCGGTGACATCTTCCACCAGCAGTGCAAACGCAACGAGCTGGTGATCCGCGTGCAGCCCAATGAGGCTGTGTACACCAAGATGATGACCAAGAAGCCAGGCATGTTTTTCAACCCCGAGGAGTCGGAGCTGGACCTGACCTACGGCAACAGATACAAG AACGTGAAGCTCCCTGACGCCTACGAGCGCCTCATCCTGGACGTCTTCTGCGGGAGCCAGATGCACTTCGTGCGCAG CGACGAGCTCCGGGAGGCCTGGCGTATTTTCACTCCACTGCTACACCAGATCGAGCTGGAGAAGCCCAAGCCCATCCCCTACCTTTATGGCAG agatgggatcttgccatgttgccaaggctggtcttga
- the G6PD gene encoding glucose-6-phosphate 1-dehydrogenase isoform X16 has product MAEQVALSRTQVCGILREELFQGDAFHQSDTHIFIIMGASGDLAKKKIYPTVWWLFRDGLLPENTFIVGYARSRLTVADIRKQSEPFFKATPEEKLKLEDFFARNSYVAGQYDEAASYQRLNSHMNALHLGSQANRLFYLALPPTVYEAVTKNIHESCMSQIGWNRIIVEKPFGRDLQSSDRLSNHISSLFREDQIYRIDHYLGKEMVQNLMVLRFANRIFGPIWNRDNIACVILTFKEPFGTEGRGGYFDEFGIIRDVMQNHLLQMLCLVAMEKPASTNSDDVRDEKVKVLKCISEVQANNVVLGQYVGNPDGEGEATKGYLDDPTVPHGSTTATFAAVVLYVENERWDGVPFILRCGKALNERKAEVRLQFHDVAGDIFHQQCKRNELVIRVQPNEAVYTKMMTKKPGMFFNPEESELDLTYGNRYKNVKLPDAYERLILDVFCGSQMHFVRSDELREAWRIFTPLLHQIELEKPKPIPYLYGRYFLKHESKHIIRDNWAHQETTLQEKQ; this is encoded by the exons GGTGACCTGGCCAAGAAGAAGATCTACCCCACCGTCTG GTGGCTGTTCCGGGATGGCCTTCTGCCCGAAAACACCTTCATCGTGGGCTACGCCCGCTCCCGCCTCACAGTGGCTGACATCCGCAAACAGAGTGAGCCCTTCTTCAAG GCCACCCCAGAGGAGAAGCTCAAGCTGGAGGACTTCTTTGCCCGCAACTCCTATGTGGCTGGCCAGTACGATGAGGCAGCCTCCTACCAGCGCCTCAACAGCCACATGAATGCCCTCCACCTGGGGTCACAGGCCAACCGCCTCTTCTACCTGGCGTTGCCCCCCACCGTCTACGAGGCTGTCACCAAGAACATTCACGAGTCCTGCATGAGCCAAAT AGGCTGGAACCGCATCATTGTGGAGAAGCCCTTCGGGAGGGACCTGCAGAGCTCCGACAGGCTGTCCAACCACATCTCCTCCCTGTTCCGCGAGGACCAGATCTACCGCATCGACCACTACCTGGGCAAGGAGATGGTGCAAAACCTCATGGTGCTGAG ATTTGCCAACAGGATCTTCGGCCCCATCTGGAACCGGGACAACATCGCCTGCGTGATCCTCACCTTCAAGGAGCCCTTTGGCACTGAGGGTCGTGGGGGCTATTTCGATGAATTTGGGATCATCCG GGACGTGATGCAGAACCACCTCCTGCAGATGCTGTGTCTGGTGGCCATGGAGAAGCCCGCCTCCACCAACTCGGATGACGTCCGTGATGAGAAG GTCAAGGTGTTGAAATGTATCTCAGAGGTGCAGGCCAACAATGTGGTCCTGGGCCAGTACGTGGGGAACCCCGATGGAGAGGGCGAGGCCACCAAAGGGTACCTGGACGACCCCACGGTGCCCCACGGGTCCACTACCGCCACTTTTGCAGCCGTCGTCCTCTATGTGGAGAATGAAAGGTGGGATG GAGTGCCCTTCATCCTGCGCTGTGGCAAGGCCCTGAACGAGCGCAAGGCTGAGGTGAGGCTGCAGTTCCATGATGTGGCCGGTGACATCTTCCACCAGCAGTGCAAACGCAACGAGCTGGTGATCCGCGTGCAGCCCAATGAGGCTGTGTACACCAAGATGATGACCAAGAAGCCAGGCATGTTTTTCAACCCCGAGGAGTCGGAGCTGGACCTGACCTACGGCAACAGATACAAG AACGTGAAGCTCCCTGACGCCTACGAGCGCCTCATCCTGGACGTCTTCTGCGGGAGCCAGATGCACTTCGTGCGCAG CGACGAGCTCCGGGAGGCCTGGCGTATTTTCACTCCACTGCTACACCAGATCGAGCTGGAGAAGCCCAAGCCCATCCCCTACCTTTATGGCAG GTACTTTTTAAAGCATGAGAGCAAGCACATCATCAGAGATAACTGGGCGCACCAAGAAACAACATTGCAAGAGAAACAATGA